A region of Homo sapiens chromosome 17, GRCh38.p14 Primary Assembly DNA encodes the following proteins:
- the KCNH6 gene encoding voltage-gated inwardly rectifying potassium channel KCNH6 isoform X10 codes for MPVRRGHVAPQNTYLDTIIRKFEGQSRKFLIANAQMENCAIIYCNDGFCELFGYSRVEVMQQPCTCDFLTGPNTPSSAVSRLAQALLGAEECKVDILYYRKDASSFRCLVDVVPVKNEDGAVIMFILNFEDLAQLLAKCSSRSLSQRLLSQSFLGSEGSHGRPGGPGPGTGRGKYRTISQIPQFTLNFVEFNLEKHRSSSTTEIEIIAPHKVVERTQNVTEKVTQVLSLGADVLPEYKLQAPRIHRWTILHYSPFKAVWDWLILLLVIYTAVFTPYSAAFLLSDQDESRRGACSYTCSPLTVVDLIVDIMFVVDIVINFRTTYVNTNDEVVSHPRRIAVHYFKGWFLIDMVAAIPFDLLIFRTGSDETTTLIGLLKTARLLRLVRVARKLDRYSEYGAAVLFLLMCTFALIAHWLACICSLTSVGFGNVSPNTNSEKVFSICVMLIGSLMYASIFGNVSAIIQRLYSGTARYHTQMLRVKEFIRFHQIPNPLRQRLEEYFQHAWSYTNGIDMNAVLKGFPECLQADICLHLHRALLQHCPAFSGAGKGCLRALAVKFKTTHAPPGDTLVHLGDVLSTLYFISRGSIEILRDDVVVAILGKNDIFGEPVSLHAQPGKSSADVRALTYCDLHKIQRADLLEVLDMYPAFAESFWSKLEVTFNLRDAPGSQDHQGFFLSDNQSDAAPPLSISDASGLWPELLQEMPPRHSPQSPQEDPDCWPLKLGSRLEQLQAQMNRLESRVSSDLSRILQLLQKPMPQGHASYILEAPASNDLALVPIASETTSPGPRLPQGFLPPAQTPSYGDLDDCSPKHRNSSPRMPHLAVATDKTLAPSSEQEQPEGLWPPLASPLHPLEVQGLICGPCFSSLPEHLGSVPKQLDFQRHGSDPGFAGSWGH; via the exons ATGCCGGTCCGCAGGGGCCACGTCGCTCCCCAAAACACTTACCTGGACACCATCATCCGCAAGTTCGAGGGCCaaa gtCGGAAGTTCCTGATTGCCAATGCTCAGATGGAGAACTGCGCCATCATTTACTGCAACGACGGCTTCTGCGAACTCTTCGGCTACTCCCGAGTGGAGGTGATGCAGCAACCCTGCACCTGCGACTTCCTCACAGGCCCCAACACACCAAGCAGCGCCGTGTCCCGCCTAGCGCAGGCCCTGCTGGGGGCTGAGGAGTGCAAGGTGGACATCCTCTACTACCGCAAGGATG CCTCCAGCTTCCGCTGCCTGGTAGATGTGGTGCCCGTGAAGAACGAGGACGGGGCTGTCATCATGTTCATTCTCAACTTCGAGGACCTGGCCCAGCTCCTGGCCAAGTGCAGCAGCCGCAGCTTGTCCCAGCGCCTGTTGTCCCAGAGCTTCCTGGGCTCCG AGGGCTCTCATGGCAGGCCAGGCGgaccagggccaggcacaggcAGGGGCAAGTACAGGACCATCAGCCAGATCCCACAGTTCACGCTCAACTTCGTGGAGTTCAACTTGGAGAAGCACCGCTCCAGCTCCACCACGGAGATTGAGATCATCGCGCCCCATAAGGTGGTGGAGCGGACACAGAACGTCACTGAGAAGGTCACCCAG GTCCTGTCCCTGGGCGCGGATGTGCTGCCGGAGTACAAGCTGCAGGCGCCGCGCATCCACCGCTGGACCATCCTGCACTACAGCCCCTTCAAGGCCGTGTGGGACTGGCTCATCCTGCTGCTGGTCATCTACACGGCTGTCTTCACGCCCTACTCAGCCGCCTTCCTGCTCAGCGATCAGGACGAATCACGGCGTGGGGCCTGCAGCTATACCTGCAGTCCCCTCACTGTGGTGGATCTCATCGTGGACATCATGTTCGTCGTGGACATCGTCATCAACTTCCGCACCACCTATGTCAACACCAATGATGAGGTGGTCAGCCACCCCCGCCGCATCGCCGTCCACTACTTCAAGGGCTGGTTCCTCATTGACATGGTGGCCGCCATCCCTTTCGACCTCCTGATCTTCCGCACTGGCTCCGATGAG ACCACAACCCTGATTGGGCTATTGAAGACAGCGCGGCTGCTGCGGCTGGTGCGCGTAGCACGGAAGCTGGACCGCTACTCTGAGTATGGGGCGGCTGTGCTCTTCTTGCTCATGTGCACCTTCGCGCTCATAGCGCACTGGCTGGCCTGCATCTG CAGCCTCACCAGCGTGGGCTTCGGCAATGTCTCGCCCAACACCAACTCCGAGAAGGTCTTCTCCATCTGCGTCATGCTCATCGGCT ccctgATGTACGCCAGCATCTTCGGGAACGTGTCCGCGATCATCCAGCGCCTGTACTCGGGCACCGCGCGCTACCACACGCAGATGCTGCGTGTCAAGGAGTTCATCCGCTTCCACCAGATCCCCAACCCACTGCGCCAGCGCCTGGAGGAGTATTTCCAGCACGCCTGGTCCTACACCAATGGCATTGACATGAACGCG GTGCTGAAGGGCTTCCCCGAGTGCCTGCAGGCTGACATCTGCCTGCACCTGCACCGCGCACTGCTGCAGCACTGCCCAGCTTTCAGCGGCGCCGGCAAGGGCTGCCTGCGCGCGCTAGCCGTCAAGTTCAAGACCACCCACGCGCCGCCTGGGGACACGCTGGTGCACCTCGGCGACGTGCTCTCCACCCTCTACTTCATCTCCCGAGGCTCCATCGAGATCCTGCGCGACGACGTGGTCGTGGCCATCCTAG GAAAGAATGACATCTTTGGGGAACCCGtcagcctccatgcccagccaggcAAGTCCAGTGCAGACGTGCGGGCTCTGACCTACTGCGACCTGCACAAGATCCAGCGGGCAGATCTGCTGGAGGTGCTGGACATGTACCCGGCCTTTGCGGAGAGCTTCTGGAGTAAGCTGGAGGTCACCTTCAACCTGCGGGAC GCTCCTGGCAGCCAAGACCACCAAGGTTTCTTTCTCAGTGACAACCAGTCAG ATGCAGCCCCTCCCCTGAGCATCTCAGATGCATCTGGCCTCTGGCCTGAGCTACTGCAGGAAATGCCCCCAAGGCACAGCCCCCAAAGCCCTCAGGAAGACCCAGATTGCTGGCCTCTGAAGCTGGGCTCCAGGCTAGAGCAGCTCCAGGCCCAGATGAACAG GCTGGAGTCCCGCGTGTCCTCAGACCTCAGCCGCATCTTGCAGCTCCTCCAGAAGCCCATGCCCCAGGGCCACGCCAGCTACATTCTGGAAGCCCCTGCCTCCAATGACCTGGCCTTGGTTCCTATAGCCTCGGAGACGACGAGTCCAGGGCCCAGGCTGCCCCAGGGCTTTCTGCCTCCTGCACAG ACCCCAAGCTATGGAGACTTGGATGACTGTAGTCCAAAGCACAGGAACTCCTCCCCCAGGATGCCTCACCTGGCTGTGGCAACGGACAAAACTCTGGCACCATCCTCAGAACAGGAACAGCCTGAGGGGCTCTGGCCACCCCTAGCCTCACCTCTACATCCCCTGGAAGTACAAGGACTCATCTGTGGTCcctgcttctcctccctccctgaaCACCTTGGCTCTGTTCCCAAGCAGCTGGACTTCCAGAGACATGGCTCAGATCCTGGATTTGCAGGGAGTTGGGGCCACTGA
- the KCNH6 gene encoding voltage-gated inwardly rectifying potassium channel KCNH6 isoform X13 — translation MPVRRGHVAPQNTYLDTIIRKFEGQSRKFLIANAQMENCAIIYCNDGFCELFGYSRVEVMQQPCTCDFLTGPNTPSSAVSRLAQALLGAEECKVDILYYRKDASSFRCLVDVVPVKNEDGAVIMFILNFEDLAQLLAKCSSRSLSQRLLSQSFLGSEGSHGRPGGPGPGTGRGKYRTISQIPQFTLNFVEFNLEKHRSSSTTEIEIIAPHKVVERTQNVTEKVTQVLSLGADVLPEYKLQAPRIHRWTILHYSPFKAVWDWLILLLVIYTAVFTPYSAAFLLSDQDESRRGACSYTCSPLTVVDLIVDIMFVVDIVINFRTTYVNTNDEVVSHPRRIAVHYFKGWFLIDMVAAIPFDLLIFRTGSDETTTLIGLLKTARLLRLVRVARKLDRYSEYGAAVLFLLMCTFALIAHWLACIWYAIGNVERPYLEHKIGWLDSLGVQLGKRYNGSDPASGPSVQDKYVTALYFTFSSLTSVGFGNVSPNTNSEKVFSICVMLIGSLMYASIFGNVSAIIQRLYSGTARYHTQMLRVKEFIRFHQIPNPLRQRLEEYFQHAWSYTNGIDMNAVLKGFPECLQADICLHLHRALLQHCPAFSGAGKGCLRALAVKFKTTHAPPGDTLVHLGDVLSTLYFISRGSIEILRDDVVVAILGKNDIFGEPVSLHAQPGKSSADVRALTYCDLHKIQRADLLEVLDMYPAFAESFWSKLEVTFNLRDMRKLRIRDNK, via the exons ATGCCGGTCCGCAGGGGCCACGTCGCTCCCCAAAACACTTACCTGGACACCATCATCCGCAAGTTCGAGGGCCaaa gtCGGAAGTTCCTGATTGCCAATGCTCAGATGGAGAACTGCGCCATCATTTACTGCAACGACGGCTTCTGCGAACTCTTCGGCTACTCCCGAGTGGAGGTGATGCAGCAACCCTGCACCTGCGACTTCCTCACAGGCCCCAACACACCAAGCAGCGCCGTGTCCCGCCTAGCGCAGGCCCTGCTGGGGGCTGAGGAGTGCAAGGTGGACATCCTCTACTACCGCAAGGATG CCTCCAGCTTCCGCTGCCTGGTAGATGTGGTGCCCGTGAAGAACGAGGACGGGGCTGTCATCATGTTCATTCTCAACTTCGAGGACCTGGCCCAGCTCCTGGCCAAGTGCAGCAGCCGCAGCTTGTCCCAGCGCCTGTTGTCCCAGAGCTTCCTGGGCTCCG AGGGCTCTCATGGCAGGCCAGGCGgaccagggccaggcacaggcAGGGGCAAGTACAGGACCATCAGCCAGATCCCACAGTTCACGCTCAACTTCGTGGAGTTCAACTTGGAGAAGCACCGCTCCAGCTCCACCACGGAGATTGAGATCATCGCGCCCCATAAGGTGGTGGAGCGGACACAGAACGTCACTGAGAAGGTCACCCAG GTCCTGTCCCTGGGCGCGGATGTGCTGCCGGAGTACAAGCTGCAGGCGCCGCGCATCCACCGCTGGACCATCCTGCACTACAGCCCCTTCAAGGCCGTGTGGGACTGGCTCATCCTGCTGCTGGTCATCTACACGGCTGTCTTCACGCCCTACTCAGCCGCCTTCCTGCTCAGCGATCAGGACGAATCACGGCGTGGGGCCTGCAGCTATACCTGCAGTCCCCTCACTGTGGTGGATCTCATCGTGGACATCATGTTCGTCGTGGACATCGTCATCAACTTCCGCACCACCTATGTCAACACCAATGATGAGGTGGTCAGCCACCCCCGCCGCATCGCCGTCCACTACTTCAAGGGCTGGTTCCTCATTGACATGGTGGCCGCCATCCCTTTCGACCTCCTGATCTTCCGCACTGGCTCCGATGAG ACCACAACCCTGATTGGGCTATTGAAGACAGCGCGGCTGCTGCGGCTGGTGCGCGTAGCACGGAAGCTGGACCGCTACTCTGAGTATGGGGCGGCTGTGCTCTTCTTGCTCATGTGCACCTTCGCGCTCATAGCGCACTGGCTGGCCTGCATCTGGTACGCCATCGGCAATGTGGAGCGGCCCTACCTAGAACACAAGATCGGCTGGCTGGACAGCCTGGGTGTGCAGCTTGGCAAGCGCTACAACGGCAGCGACCCAGCCTCGGGCCCCTCGGTGCAGGACAAGTATGTCACAGCCCTCTACTTCACCTTCAGCAGCCTCACCAGCGTGGGCTTCGGCAATGTCTCGCCCAACACCAACTCCGAGAAGGTCTTCTCCATCTGCGTCATGCTCATCGGCT ccctgATGTACGCCAGCATCTTCGGGAACGTGTCCGCGATCATCCAGCGCCTGTACTCGGGCACCGCGCGCTACCACACGCAGATGCTGCGTGTCAAGGAGTTCATCCGCTTCCACCAGATCCCCAACCCACTGCGCCAGCGCCTGGAGGAGTATTTCCAGCACGCCTGGTCCTACACCAATGGCATTGACATGAACGCG GTGCTGAAGGGCTTCCCCGAGTGCCTGCAGGCTGACATCTGCCTGCACCTGCACCGCGCACTGCTGCAGCACTGCCCAGCTTTCAGCGGCGCCGGCAAGGGCTGCCTGCGCGCGCTAGCCGTCAAGTTCAAGACCACCCACGCGCCGCCTGGGGACACGCTGGTGCACCTCGGCGACGTGCTCTCCACCCTCTACTTCATCTCCCGAGGCTCCATCGAGATCCTGCGCGACGACGTGGTCGTGGCCATCCTAG GAAAGAATGACATCTTTGGGGAACCCGtcagcctccatgcccagccaggcAAGTCCAGTGCAGACGTGCGGGCTCTGACCTACTGCGACCTGCACAAGATCCAGCGGGCAGATCTGCTGGAGGTGCTGGACATGTACCCGGCCTTTGCGGAGAGCTTCTGGAGTAAGCTGGAGGTCACCTTCAACCTGCGGGAC atgaggaaactgaggattagAGACAATAAATAA
- the KCNH6 gene encoding voltage-gated inwardly rectifying potassium channel KCNH6 isoform X14 produces the protein MPVRRGHVAPQNTYLDTIIRKFEGQSRKFLIANAQMENCAIIYCNDGFCELFGYSRVEVMQQPCTCDFLTGPNTPSSAVSRLAQALLGAEECKVDILYYRKDASSFRCLVDVVPVKNEDGAVIMFILNFEDLAQLLAKCSSRSLSQRLLSQSFLGSEGSHGRPGGPGPGTGRGKYRTISQIPQFTLNFVEFNLEKHRSSSTTEIEIIAPHKVVERTQNVTEKVTQVLSLGADVLPEYKLQAPRIHRWTILHYSPFKAVWDWLILLLVIYTAVFTPYSAAFLLSDQDESRRGACSYTCSPLTVVDLIVDIMFVVDIVINFRTTYVNTNDEVVSHPRRIAVHYFKGWFLIDMVAAIPFDLLIFRTGSDETTTLIGLLKTARLLRLVRVARKLDRYSEYGAAVLFLLMCTFALIAHWLACIWYAIGNVERPYLEHKIGWLDSLGVQLGKRYNGSDPASGPSVQDKYVTALYFTFSSLTSVGFGNVSPNTNSEKVFSICVMLIGSLMYASIFGNVSAIIQRLYSGTARYHTQMLRVKEFIRFHQIPNPLRQRLEEYFQHAWSYTNGIDMNAVLKGFPECLQADICLHLHRALLQHCPAFSGAGKGCLRALAVKFKTTHAPPGDTLVHLGDVLSTLYFISRGSIEILRDDVVVAILGKNDIFGEPVSLHAQPGKSSADVRALTYCDLHKIQRADLLEVLDMYPAFAESFWSKLEVTFNLRDPRHSYYIIPS, from the exons ATGCCGGTCCGCAGGGGCCACGTCGCTCCCCAAAACACTTACCTGGACACCATCATCCGCAAGTTCGAGGGCCaaa gtCGGAAGTTCCTGATTGCCAATGCTCAGATGGAGAACTGCGCCATCATTTACTGCAACGACGGCTTCTGCGAACTCTTCGGCTACTCCCGAGTGGAGGTGATGCAGCAACCCTGCACCTGCGACTTCCTCACAGGCCCCAACACACCAAGCAGCGCCGTGTCCCGCCTAGCGCAGGCCCTGCTGGGGGCTGAGGAGTGCAAGGTGGACATCCTCTACTACCGCAAGGATG CCTCCAGCTTCCGCTGCCTGGTAGATGTGGTGCCCGTGAAGAACGAGGACGGGGCTGTCATCATGTTCATTCTCAACTTCGAGGACCTGGCCCAGCTCCTGGCCAAGTGCAGCAGCCGCAGCTTGTCCCAGCGCCTGTTGTCCCAGAGCTTCCTGGGCTCCG AGGGCTCTCATGGCAGGCCAGGCGgaccagggccaggcacaggcAGGGGCAAGTACAGGACCATCAGCCAGATCCCACAGTTCACGCTCAACTTCGTGGAGTTCAACTTGGAGAAGCACCGCTCCAGCTCCACCACGGAGATTGAGATCATCGCGCCCCATAAGGTGGTGGAGCGGACACAGAACGTCACTGAGAAGGTCACCCAG GTCCTGTCCCTGGGCGCGGATGTGCTGCCGGAGTACAAGCTGCAGGCGCCGCGCATCCACCGCTGGACCATCCTGCACTACAGCCCCTTCAAGGCCGTGTGGGACTGGCTCATCCTGCTGCTGGTCATCTACACGGCTGTCTTCACGCCCTACTCAGCCGCCTTCCTGCTCAGCGATCAGGACGAATCACGGCGTGGGGCCTGCAGCTATACCTGCAGTCCCCTCACTGTGGTGGATCTCATCGTGGACATCATGTTCGTCGTGGACATCGTCATCAACTTCCGCACCACCTATGTCAACACCAATGATGAGGTGGTCAGCCACCCCCGCCGCATCGCCGTCCACTACTTCAAGGGCTGGTTCCTCATTGACATGGTGGCCGCCATCCCTTTCGACCTCCTGATCTTCCGCACTGGCTCCGATGAG ACCACAACCCTGATTGGGCTATTGAAGACAGCGCGGCTGCTGCGGCTGGTGCGCGTAGCACGGAAGCTGGACCGCTACTCTGAGTATGGGGCGGCTGTGCTCTTCTTGCTCATGTGCACCTTCGCGCTCATAGCGCACTGGCTGGCCTGCATCTGGTACGCCATCGGCAATGTGGAGCGGCCCTACCTAGAACACAAGATCGGCTGGCTGGACAGCCTGGGTGTGCAGCTTGGCAAGCGCTACAACGGCAGCGACCCAGCCTCGGGCCCCTCGGTGCAGGACAAGTATGTCACAGCCCTCTACTTCACCTTCAGCAGCCTCACCAGCGTGGGCTTCGGCAATGTCTCGCCCAACACCAACTCCGAGAAGGTCTTCTCCATCTGCGTCATGCTCATCGGCT ccctgATGTACGCCAGCATCTTCGGGAACGTGTCCGCGATCATCCAGCGCCTGTACTCGGGCACCGCGCGCTACCACACGCAGATGCTGCGTGTCAAGGAGTTCATCCGCTTCCACCAGATCCCCAACCCACTGCGCCAGCGCCTGGAGGAGTATTTCCAGCACGCCTGGTCCTACACCAATGGCATTGACATGAACGCG GTGCTGAAGGGCTTCCCCGAGTGCCTGCAGGCTGACATCTGCCTGCACCTGCACCGCGCACTGCTGCAGCACTGCCCAGCTTTCAGCGGCGCCGGCAAGGGCTGCCTGCGCGCGCTAGCCGTCAAGTTCAAGACCACCCACGCGCCGCCTGGGGACACGCTGGTGCACCTCGGCGACGTGCTCTCCACCCTCTACTTCATCTCCCGAGGCTCCATCGAGATCCTGCGCGACGACGTGGTCGTGGCCATCCTAG GAAAGAATGACATCTTTGGGGAACCCGtcagcctccatgcccagccaggcAAGTCCAGTGCAGACGTGCGGGCTCTGACCTACTGCGACCTGCACAAGATCCAGCGGGCAGATCTGCTGGAGGTGCTGGACATGTACCCGGCCTTTGCGGAGAGCTTCTGGAGTAAGCTGGAGGTCACCTTCAACCTGCGGGAC cccaggcATTCCTACTACATCATACCAAGCTGA
- the KCNH6 gene encoding voltage-gated inwardly rectifying potassium channel KCNH6 isoform X15 has product MPVRRGHVAPQNTYLDTIIRKFEGQSRKFLIANAQMENCAIIYCNDGFCELFGYSRVEVMQQPCTCDFLTGPNTPSSAVSRLAQALLGAEECKVDILYYRKDASSFRCLVDVVPVKNEDGAVIMFILNFEDLAQLLAKCSSRSLSQRLLSQSFLGSEGSHGRPGGPGPGTGRGKYRTISQIPQFTLNFVEFNLEKHRSSSTTEIEIIAPHKVVERTQNVTEKVTQVLSLGADVLPEYKLQAPRIHRWTILHYSPFKAVWDWLILLLVIYTAVFTPYSAAFLLSDQDESRRGACSYTCSPLTVVDLIVDIMFVVDIVINFRTTYVNTNDEVVSHPRRIAVHYFKGWFLIDMVAAIPFDLLIFRTGSDETTTLIGLLKTARLLRLVRVARKLDRYSEYGAAVLFLLMCTFALIAHWLACIWYAIGNVERPYLEHKIGWLDSLGVQLGKRYNGSDPASGPSVQDKYVTALYFTFSSLTSVGFGNVSPNTNSEKVFSICVMLIGSLMYASIFGNVSAIIQRLYSGTARYHTQMLRVKEFIRFHQIPNPLRQRLEEYFQHAWSYTNGIDMNAVLKGFPECLQADICLHLHRALLQHCPAFSGAGKGCLRALAVKFKTTHAPPGDTLVHLGDVLSTLYFISRGSIEILRDDVVVAILGKNDIFGEPVSLHAQPGKSSADVRALTYCDLHKIQRADLLEVLDMYPAFAESFWNEETED; this is encoded by the exons ATGCCGGTCCGCAGGGGCCACGTCGCTCCCCAAAACACTTACCTGGACACCATCATCCGCAAGTTCGAGGGCCaaa gtCGGAAGTTCCTGATTGCCAATGCTCAGATGGAGAACTGCGCCATCATTTACTGCAACGACGGCTTCTGCGAACTCTTCGGCTACTCCCGAGTGGAGGTGATGCAGCAACCCTGCACCTGCGACTTCCTCACAGGCCCCAACACACCAAGCAGCGCCGTGTCCCGCCTAGCGCAGGCCCTGCTGGGGGCTGAGGAGTGCAAGGTGGACATCCTCTACTACCGCAAGGATG CCTCCAGCTTCCGCTGCCTGGTAGATGTGGTGCCCGTGAAGAACGAGGACGGGGCTGTCATCATGTTCATTCTCAACTTCGAGGACCTGGCCCAGCTCCTGGCCAAGTGCAGCAGCCGCAGCTTGTCCCAGCGCCTGTTGTCCCAGAGCTTCCTGGGCTCCG AGGGCTCTCATGGCAGGCCAGGCGgaccagggccaggcacaggcAGGGGCAAGTACAGGACCATCAGCCAGATCCCACAGTTCACGCTCAACTTCGTGGAGTTCAACTTGGAGAAGCACCGCTCCAGCTCCACCACGGAGATTGAGATCATCGCGCCCCATAAGGTGGTGGAGCGGACACAGAACGTCACTGAGAAGGTCACCCAG GTCCTGTCCCTGGGCGCGGATGTGCTGCCGGAGTACAAGCTGCAGGCGCCGCGCATCCACCGCTGGACCATCCTGCACTACAGCCCCTTCAAGGCCGTGTGGGACTGGCTCATCCTGCTGCTGGTCATCTACACGGCTGTCTTCACGCCCTACTCAGCCGCCTTCCTGCTCAGCGATCAGGACGAATCACGGCGTGGGGCCTGCAGCTATACCTGCAGTCCCCTCACTGTGGTGGATCTCATCGTGGACATCATGTTCGTCGTGGACATCGTCATCAACTTCCGCACCACCTATGTCAACACCAATGATGAGGTGGTCAGCCACCCCCGCCGCATCGCCGTCCACTACTTCAAGGGCTGGTTCCTCATTGACATGGTGGCCGCCATCCCTTTCGACCTCCTGATCTTCCGCACTGGCTCCGATGAG ACCACAACCCTGATTGGGCTATTGAAGACAGCGCGGCTGCTGCGGCTGGTGCGCGTAGCACGGAAGCTGGACCGCTACTCTGAGTATGGGGCGGCTGTGCTCTTCTTGCTCATGTGCACCTTCGCGCTCATAGCGCACTGGCTGGCCTGCATCTGGTACGCCATCGGCAATGTGGAGCGGCCCTACCTAGAACACAAGATCGGCTGGCTGGACAGCCTGGGTGTGCAGCTTGGCAAGCGCTACAACGGCAGCGACCCAGCCTCGGGCCCCTCGGTGCAGGACAAGTATGTCACAGCCCTCTACTTCACCTTCAGCAGCCTCACCAGCGTGGGCTTCGGCAATGTCTCGCCCAACACCAACTCCGAGAAGGTCTTCTCCATCTGCGTCATGCTCATCGGCT ccctgATGTACGCCAGCATCTTCGGGAACGTGTCCGCGATCATCCAGCGCCTGTACTCGGGCACCGCGCGCTACCACACGCAGATGCTGCGTGTCAAGGAGTTCATCCGCTTCCACCAGATCCCCAACCCACTGCGCCAGCGCCTGGAGGAGTATTTCCAGCACGCCTGGTCCTACACCAATGGCATTGACATGAACGCG GTGCTGAAGGGCTTCCCCGAGTGCCTGCAGGCTGACATCTGCCTGCACCTGCACCGCGCACTGCTGCAGCACTGCCCAGCTTTCAGCGGCGCCGGCAAGGGCTGCCTGCGCGCGCTAGCCGTCAAGTTCAAGACCACCCACGCGCCGCCTGGGGACACGCTGGTGCACCTCGGCGACGTGCTCTCCACCCTCTACTTCATCTCCCGAGGCTCCATCGAGATCCTGCGCGACGACGTGGTCGTGGCCATCCTAG GAAAGAATGACATCTTTGGGGAACCCGtcagcctccatgcccagccaggcAAGTCCAGTGCAGACGTGCGGGCTCTGACCTACTGCGACCTGCACAAGATCCAGCGGGCAGATCTGCTGGAGGTGCTGGACATGTACCCGGCCTTTGCGGAGAGCTTCTGGA atgaggaaactgaggattag